A part of Gouania willdenowi chromosome 2, fGouWil2.1, whole genome shotgun sequence genomic DNA contains:
- the xirp2a gene encoding xin actin-binding repeat-containing protein 2 isoform X4 has protein sequence MRLILQAAGGVSKPCPGRPEGIKATLSAEEQEAEPVSVKERLAMYQAAVSKKGSGTSAASAAMMEDAEACSLPGGLASVKRQFENQELTSSSTQSSITQYHYQQRSVQEISSSSEVTAKSSAREVIPTTNISRQEVIHDQRVHQNNVAASYGNHYNEPVMLFGGEDVPKVSTQALKQQYERTIEEAAPAKEMKVDVDLNQFQWAPINESTKTSTMTSYDSCSTVKTATASTMAYEDPDDFPPPPPNLLQENLSQQKAPASQNKSAVNREQYFKHKSMAELKRLYKHIHPELRKNLEEDFLSQLTEEQKAELERKEIKSEVQQACYMFENEGNGSSQCSSPDGEYVEWDEILKGEVQSMRWMFENKPLDTIKDDTPDENENKNIGQQEIIAGKDVQYTAWMFETQPIDALGTETTEVTEESQVQSDLAKGDVRTATWLFETQPLDCLNKIYLEDEQETDVVTAKDITGGDVKTARYLFETKHLDSFGKTETIDETHFLNLKSELEEIKGDVKTTTRMFETQPMCVIRGDSGEMLEITTIRREETEKGDVKTSRWMFETQPLDMISKDPAEVKLICGISMEDNILGGVNKGRWLFETKTLDTIKDEEWESSSRKEVVIGADVKRHCFVFETQPMDTLKDNTNARPLPSEEILGGDVRSTKHLFETVPMENLKELLEVGKLKKLVTSEEEKGDVRHQKWVFESQPLENIREEIKECARTVKIEALDKGDVSNCKERFESMDLSKCDGAQKIQVEGVTSGSVNTNKVLFESTPMYAMQDSSGHYHEVRTVRREEIVKGDVHSCRWMFETRPIDQFDESINKFQIIKGISKQEIESGDVKTAKWLFETQPLDGIKYFSDLEEEESKVKAGIEIEKGDVKTCRWLFETQPMDVLYEKTLKSESGIKEVEKGDVKTCTWLFETQTLDNIRDHSESETILKTCTVKQEDIQGKDVRLARFLFETENLENIVCEDSGSFRRVTEIDIQSGDVSRMKFIFENRSSDIMGSTSEETMQRLKTQQAEDIQRGDVVNCTWRFENQPIDAFHESTSEMREIRTVTDVQGGDVNKSRFIFETTLLDQIKDNSTESDISKLNSILRDEMEKGDVKNYTMMFETQPLYAIRDKEGHYHEVTTVTKEEIMRGDVVGARWLFETKPLDSIKDSEEVYLIKSVTEEGISKGDVTSARWRFETQPLDEITEEGKVLSKTVADVQGGDVKTNKQRFETDDMSQKFIRTVSVSEIQKGDVRSATWMFETRAIDEIHAEYDWMEKVTKEDVMKGDVKQSVWLFEKQPLDGFKESDGTEVVFKEEIPQGDVKTTTWLFETTPFHNFNESSVEKTEIIGKSIKDTLEELYTQKMLDSQGILIEADEIGDVRMAKYKLLNQEAPQIQKEDIIRGDLSNIMINLLNRREVTERGITIDMEERGNINSTVKQLLNQERGINFEKEEIIRGDIQEAMNNLLRNEGSSKSGILIQEDEKGDVRMTIYSLLNEGKRASTDKEDIIQGNVSKTLHRLLSNSGSEDSKKIKVGDTERGNVSFYSTCIESGALDYLKQLQCESDAVQEKVEKESIIGGDIVETKILLRKNQQQIGRTVAQDDIVPGDVHNTVKVFMMEPDVTYKNLEKQDIVKGDLSAALDSLTQAINKNVVIEKEEVVKGDIPLTLKSLEEAQHQAKEMEKPEVIKGDIRTALESLEKSAVTKTEATVEDLVPGDIKGTLKSLEEAKQAVKEVEKEEIIKGDIHTAMKSLHEASNEKKLYQHQVSEQGDVKATIQLLLEPLPSPRMQRRGSIEGDVKTSIKSLYDEHEMTELEREEVVKGDVQGTIKSLMQKKQYSNTKRLYPHKKVKAVENPSSGKQVELEFKSERAAVNSAPSVKNLTQSSDSQKHTQKHHESKSLKMQVISQEDHSAAVTKTENPSEEQKKKAPPPQKIQVPKPITVKSKQKNCVNLTDNKAADVIKEVQNTSQNNSSRVSSEVNTIKRVQTTVTENTVVHKQNVTVSEQVSTSQKQTEAKAVTQKQNIKSFKTDYHNPDTKGKGAIKKARPEIHFPPPPSSPPPPLESEIALPPPPSPVAECPTSPSSRPSIMRQDSDLLPPPPPPPLPMECIKSEAEFFPLPPPPQDFLPPPPCLQELSATPQPPPAKPVKPVSRPLFKVPKPPEAPKQPVQARPKWQKKQPDPPLSVEIASRQETTTTGQKEDVKVQAIKQDTTQHIIESTAVSQTKIPSIPVVKPVQTPNSELPKKVFVPPLKLPPPPDPSPAPKSRPYARKFKTPLMLAEERFRQQQQEKEEMDRSCVASPTSSPVNKHFSAATAEPPPTGTTEREMELTQIKTEETKSVSKVDSLIKDSPKKTIFKPSISVANKKLMADMDQKNVSTKHVSKNAIASTAQPTPKNVTISHSQHEATHSETQSCSSVVTSVKEHQQVIKKSSTRSTALTQSTVQDHVNIQSQAAVTDKTDEVKNISVPLKQEEKTIPSQPTKISKITPSFKVKTFKMPAKKKDKESVHSEQMEKRKIEVCAGQEQEKTATKILEVNKQPKNELTVQQEKRQMTPSMKEMEYQGKEGKEVMKETEVKLSPSVPVVMPKAAKTVSGLAHQAQGPVSFSLTQQSTKAQHIQRHEEVVVTESVMHQKQEAVQMHKQQTKQQAAEIRTQIKAGKSKIEPKVSLVKGAEKISHKEDTQVELTDIEKQSVLQKLLSKFKELEGTPSTLDSHAVKEIIIQVPDWVMASNEKKNLSEITKQQSKKKLKEMVIYVRNILQAKLSFLEKTLIVVEKEEKQELPAPPPVPPKPDKKVVSGVTAKISKISIGSSKTEKKVVKEKRSLQESKAHQDLSGGPDQRVASPLSRIRTPPPTFISIESRRVDSPLRVTPSPPPYRAFGTPPPPPRKSYTPTMSRATPSPTLSRSEKLIKLRDTTSMLARGITPSPELYEREGDRETPTERDAQRTVGVTEMGDSMMTVKDKKYFFEEAQRTEGSKMHNRKDPIDIPERLGPDTEEMSETVSIELLKEDLPKIDLSKLVNRFESPKPKVYSRKEPIVITERLGSDTEEVEAEPLIPRTEEFSTFNVKAIKDVFETGEHTSQAARELREQIERREPEPVHPVPAGHSETTVTEQFCNIDNFGNLTRETRSESRSEVHSQSSTRGNPPSYADVVRGMVPTVTVPPEASTEELLRNFQQSWAESQGVFQNLGFSVTEQRTSQILTHQQQTVVTENSNSRVRTVQGVPEEGLPHGVSDCRQTKLP, from the exons ctGCAGGCGGCGTCAGTAAACCCTGCCCAGGACGTCCTGAGGGGATCAAGGCTACGCTGAGCGCTGAGGAGCAGGAGGCCGAGCCGGTGTCTGTGAAAGAACGACTGGCCATGTACCAGGCTGCTGTGTCCAAGAAGGGAAGCGGCACTTCCGCCGCTTCCGCTGCG ATGATGGAGGACGCTGAGGCGTGTTCACTGCCTGGTGGTTTGGCCAGTGTGAAACGGCAGTTTGAGAACCAGGAATTAACCTCTTCATCTACACAGTCCAGCATCACCCAGTACCATTACCAGCAGAGATCAGTCCAG GAAATTTCAAGCAGCTCTGAGGTGACAGCGAAAAGCAGTGCCAGGGAGGTTATCCCCACTACAAACATCTCTCGACAGGAG GTTATCCATGATCAAAGAGTCCACCAGAACAATGTGGCTGCCAGTTATGGGAACCATTACAATGAACCAG TTATGCTTTTTGGTGGAGAAGACGTACCAAAGGTTTCAACTCAGGCTTTGAAGCAGCAGTATGAGAGAACGATTGAGGAAGCCGCACCAGCCAAGGAAATGAAG GTTGATGTGGATTTAAACCAGTTTCAGTGGGCACCAATTAATGAGTCCACAAAAACGTCAACAATGACCAGCTATGACTCGTGCTCCACTGTTAAAACTGCCACCGCTTCAACAATGGCTTATGAGGATCCTGATGATTTCCCTCCGCCGCCCCCAAATCTGTTACAAGAGAACCTCTCCCAGCAAAAAGCACCAGCCTCCCAAAACAAGTCAGCTGTCAACAGAGAACAGTACTTTAAGCACAAGAGTATGGCTGAACTCAAGCGTCTGTACAAGCATATACACCCAGAGCTACGCAAAAATCTTGAAGAGGACTTCTTGAGCCAGCTAACCGAAGAACAAAAGGCAGAATTAGAAAGAAAGGAAATTAAGAGTGAAGTCCAGCAGGCGTGCtacatgtttgaaaatgaaGGCAATGGCTCCAGTCAGTGTTCCAGCCCAGATGGTGAGTACGTAGAGTGGGACGAGATCCTCAAGGGTGAAGTACAATCAATGCGATGGATGTTCGAAAACAAGCCCTTGGACACCATCAAAGATGACACCCCGGAtgaaaatgagaataaaaatatTGGCCAGCAGGAGATCATCGCTGGTAAAGATGTCCAGTACACTGCCTGGATGTTTGAGACTCAGCCGATAGATGCTTTGGGGACAGAGACCACTGAAGTAACGGAGGAGTCGCAGGTGCAGAGCGATCTTGCAAAAGGTGATGTCCGCACTGCAACGTGGCTTTTTGAAACACAGCCTCTGGATTGTCTAAATAAAATCTATCTCGAGGACGAGCAAGAGACAGATGTGGTCACAGCCAAAGACATCACCGGTGGTGATGTCAAAACTGCCAGGTACCTTTTTGAGACCAAGCATCTTGATTCTTTTGGAAAGACAGAAACTATTGACGAAACTCACTTTTTGAACCTAAAATCTGAGCTGGAAGAGATTAAGGGAGACGTGAAAACGACTACTCGAATGTTTGAGACACAGCCTATGTGTGTGATTAGGGGGGATTCTGGAGAGATGCTTGAAATCACAACCATTCGCAGAGAAGAGACAGAAAAAGGGGACGTAAAGACTTCTCGGTGGATGTTTGAAACCCAGCCTTTGGACATGATCAGTAAAGATCCTGCAGAAGTAAAGCTCATATGTGGTATATCTATGGAGGACAACATCCTTGGTGGTGTGAACAAAGGAAGGTGGCTCTTTGAGACAAAGACACTGGATACTATTAAGGATGAAGAATGGGAGAGTTCCAGTCGGAAAGAAGTTGTAATCGGTGCTGATGTCAAAAGGCACTGCTTTGTGTTTGAGACGCAGCCAATGGATACCCTGAAAGACAACACCAATGCTCGACCTTTACCCTCCGAGGAGATTTTGGGAGGTGACGTTAGGTCAACTAAACACCTGTTCGAAACAGTACCGATGGAAAACCTCAAAGAGCTGCTTGAAGTTGGAAAACTGAAGAAGCTGGTTACATCGGAAGAAGAAAAGGGTGATGTGAGGCATCAAAAGTGGGTCTTTGAAAGCCAACCACTTGAGAATATAAGAGAGGAAATAAAAGAGTGTGCAAGAACTGTAAAAATTGAAGCGCTTGACAAGGGAGATGTGTCTAACTGTAAAGAAAGGTTTGAAAGTATGGATTTGAGCAAATGTGATGGGGCTCAGAAAATTCAGGTTGAGGGCGTCACAAGTGGTTCTGTCAATACCAACAAAGTTCTTTTTGAGTCTACGCCCATGTATGCAATGCAAGACAGTTCAGGCCATTACCATGAAGTGAGGACTGTGAGACGTGAGGAAATTGTGAAAGGAGATGTGCATAGCTGCAGATGGATGTTCGAAACACGTCCCATTGATCAGTTTGACGAAAGCATCAACAAGTTTCAGATCATAAAAGGAATATCCAAACAGGAGATTGAATCAGGGGATGTCAAAACGGCAAAGTGGTTATTTGAAACCCAACCACTCGACGGCATTAAATATTTCAGTGATTTGGAAGAGGAGGAAAGTAAAGTTAAGGCAGGTATTGAAATCGAAAAAGGGGACGTGAAGACATGCAGGTGGCTGTTTGAGACTCAGCCGATGGATGTTTTATATGAAAAGACTTTAAAGAGTGAGTCTGGCATTAAAGAAGTAGAAAAAGGTGATGTGAAAACGTGCACCTGGCTTTTTGAAACCCAGACTCTTGACAACATTCGGGATCATTCAGAGTCTGAGACCATTCTGAAAACTTGCACTGTGAAGCAGGAGGACATTCAAGGGAAAGATGTGCGACTGGCTCGCTTTCTGTTTGAGACTGAAAACCTGGAAAACATTGTATGTGAGGATAGTGGATCATTCAGGAGGGTGACCGAAATTGACATCCAGTCGGGCGATGTTTCCAGGATGAAGTTCATCTTTGAGAATAGGTCCTCTGACATCATGGGTTCCACTTCAGAGGAAACAATGCAAAGGCTAAAGACTCAACAGGCTGAGGACATCCAGAGGGGAGACGTAGTCAACTGTACTTGGAGGTTTGAGAACCAGCCAATCGATGCCTTCCACGAGAGTACATCAGAGATGAGAGAAATTCGAACTGTGACAGATGTTCAGGGAGGGGATGTTAACAAAAGCCGTTTCATTTTTGAAACTACCCTGCTAGATCAAATCAAAGACAACTCAACTGAAAGTGATATTTCAAAGCTCAACAGTATATTAAGAGATGAAATGGAAAAAGGGGATGTGAAAAACTACACAATGATGTTTGAAACTCAGCCACTGTATGCCATCCGTGACAAGGAGGGCCATTATCATGAAGTAACCACAGTTACGAAAGAAGAAATCATGAGAGGAGATGTGGTGGGGGCCCGATGGCTGTTTGAGACAAAGCCACTGGATTCAATAAAAGATTCTGAGGAGGTCTATTTAATTAAATCTGTAACTGAAGAGGGCATCAGCAAAGGTGATGTTACCTCTGCTAGATGGAGGTTTGAAACCCAACCTCTGGATGAAATCACAGAGGAAGGTAAAGTCCTGTCCAAGACAGTTGCTGATGTCCAAGGAGGAGATGTAAAGACAAACAAGCAGCGGTTTGAAACTGATGACATGTCTCAGAAGTTTATTCGGACAGTCAGCGTGAGTGAAATCCAAAAAGGTGATGTCAGATCAGCCACGTGGATGTTTGAAACTCGTGCTATCGATGAGATCCATGCAGAGTACGATTGGATGGAGAAAGTGACAAAAGAGGATGTCATGAAAGGTGATgttaaacagtcagtgtggttATTTGAGAAGCAGCCCCTCGACGGTTTTAAAGAGAGCGATGGCACAGAGGTTGTTTTTAAGGAGGAGATACCACAAGGTGACGTGAAGACGACAACGTGGCTTTTTGAAACCACTCCATTTCACAATTTTAACGAGAGCTCAGtggaaaaaactgaaataatagGTAAAAGCATCAAAGATACTCTTGAAGAACTATACACTCAAAAAATGTTGGACTCACAGGGTATTCTTATTGAGGCTGATGAGATTGGTGATGTTCGCATGGCCAAGTATAAACTCCTAAATCAGGAGGCTCCTCAAATCCAAAAAGAAGACATTATTCGAGGAGATCTGAGCAACATCATGATTAACCTTCTAAACCGCAGAGAGGTCACTGAGAGAGGCATTACTATTGACATGGAGGAACGAGGAAACATCAACAGCACAGTGAAGCAGCTTCTCAACCAGGAGAGGGGAATCaattttgaaaaagaagaaattatCCGTGGTGACATTCAAGAGGCTATGAACAACCTGCTGAGGAACGAAGGCTCATCTAAGAGTGGCATTCTGATTCAAGAAGATGAAAAAGGAGATGTGAGAATGACTATTTACTCCCTCTTGAATGAAGGCAAAAGAGCAAGCACTGACAAAGAGGATATCATACAAGGAAACGTCAGCAAAACTCTTCATCGTCTTCTCTCCAACTCAGGAAGTGAAGACTCAAAAAAGATAAAGGTCGGTGACACTGAAAGGGGCAACGTTAGTTTCTACTCAACGTGTATTGAATCAGGAGCGTTGGATTACCTTAAACAGCTCCAGTGTGAGTCTGATGCAGTCCAGGAGAAGGTGGAAAAGGAGAGCATCATTGGGGGTGATATTGTAGAGACTAAGATTCTTCTGCGGAAAAATCAGCAGCAGATTGGTCGTACGGTGGCACAGGATGATATTGTACCTGGAGATGTTCACAATACTGTTAAAGTGTTTATGATGGAACCCGATGTCACCTACAAAAATCTGGAGAAACAGGACATTGTGAAAGGTGATCTGAGTGCAGCCCTGGATTCACTGACCCAAGCTATCAATAAAAATGTAGTAATAGAGAAGGAAGAGGTGGTAAAAGGAGATATACCATTAACCCTTAAGTCTTTGGAGGAGGCCCAGCATCAGGCAAAAGAAATGGAAAAACCAGAGGTCATCAAAGGAGACATCAGAACTGCTCTTGAGTCCCTGGAGAAATCTGCAGTCACCAAAACTGAAGCAACTGTAGAAGATTTGGTTCCAGGTGACATTAAAGGTACCCTGAAATCTCTGGAGGAGGCAAAGCAAGCTGTGAAAGAAGTGGAAAAGGAGGAAATCATCAAAGGAGATATACACACAGCCATGAAAAGTTTACATGAGGCGTCAAATGAGAAAAAGCTGTATCAGCATCAAGTGAGTGAGCAGGGGGATGTGAAAGCCACAATTCAGCTTCTGCTAGAGCCTTTACCTTCCCCACGAATGCAGCGCAGAGGTAGTATTGAAGGAGATGTGAAAACCTCCATTAAGTCGCTGTATGATGAGCATGAGATGACGGAGCTGGAAAGAGAAGAAGTGGTGAAAGGAGATGTTCAAGGCACGATTAAAAGTCTAATGCAGAAGAAACAGTATTCAAACACTAAACGCTTGTATCCGCACAAGAAAGTGAAAGCAGTGGAAAATCCATCAAGTGGGAAACAAGTGGAGCTTGAATTTAAAAGTGAGAGAGCAGCAGTCAATTCAGCCCCCTCTGTGAAAAACCTCACTCAGAGCAGcgactcacagaaacacacacagaagcacCACGAGAGTAAATCATTGAAAATGCAGGTAATATCACAAGAAGATCACTCTGCTGCTGttaccaaaacagaaaacccaAGTGAAGAGCAGAAAAAGAAAGCACCACCGCCGCAGAAGATACAAGTACCAAAGCCTATTACAGTGAAGAGCAAACAGAAAAATTGTGTTAATCTAACAGATAACAaagctgctgatgtgataaaagaGGTGCAAAACACATCACAAAATAATTCCAGTAGAGTATCAAGTGAAGTGAATACCATTAAACGAGTGCAGACCACAGTGACAGAGAACACAGTTGTACACAAGCAAAATGTGACTGTTTCTGAGCAAGTGTCGACTtctcaaaaacaaacagaggCTAAAGCTGTCACGCAAAAACAGAACATAAAAAGCTTCAAGACTGATTACCATAACCCTGACACTAAGGGGAAAGGTGCGATCAAAAAGGCAAGGCCAGAGATTCACTTCCCTCCACCCCCTTCCTCACCACCTCCGCCCTTAGAGTCTGAAATCGCCCTCCCTCCGCCACCTTCCCCTGTGGCAGAATGTCCCACATCCCCATCATCACGGCCTTCAATAATGAGGCAAGACAGTGACCTTCtgccaccacctccaccacccCCACTCCCAATGGAGTGCATCAAATCAGAGGCTGAGTTTTTCCCCCTTCCACCGCCACCACAGGACTTTCTTCCTCCACCTCCCTGCCTACAGGAGCTCAGTGCCACACCTCAGCCTCCCCCTGCAAAACCAGTTAAGCCGGTGAGCAGGCCCCTGTTTAAAGTCCCCAAACCACCAGAGGCACCAAAGCAACCTGTGCAAGCCCGACCcaagtggcagaaaaaacaaCCAGATCCACCACTGTCAGTTGAGATAGCTTCTCGTCAAGAAACTACTACAACAGGTCAGAAAGAAGACGTCAAAGTTCAAGCCATAAAACAGGACACAACCCAACACATCATTGAATCCACAGCTGTTTCTCAGACCAAAATTCCAAGCATCCCAGTTGTGAAACCAGTGCAAACACCAAACTCAGAGCTGccaaaaaaagtatttgtcCCCCCTCTTAAATTGCCGCCACCTCCAGATCCTTCCCCAGCCCCAAAATCAAGACCTTACGCTCGCAAATTTAAAACTCCACTCATGCTGGCAGAGGAAAGGTTCCGCCAACAACAACAGGAGAAAGAGGAAATGGACAGAAGTTGTGTCGCAAGTCCCACTTCTTCACCAGTTAATAAGCACTTCTCTGCTGCTACAGCTGAACCTCCTCCTACAGGGACTACTGAGAGAGAAATGGAACTGACCCAAATAAAGACAGAAGAAACTAAGAGTGTATCTAAGGTGGACTCGTTAATAAAAGATTCGCCAAAGAAAACCATTTTTAAACCCTCAATCTCAGTCGCTAATAAGAAGCTGATGGCTGATATGGatcaaaaaaatgtttccacCAAGCATGTCTCCAAAAATGCCATTGCCTCAACAGCTCAACCTACTCCAAAAAATGTAACTATATCTCATTCTCAACACGAGGCCACACACAGTGAAACCCAGTCATGCTCTAGTGTGGTCACGTCTGTCAAGGAGCACCAGCAGGTTATTAAGAAATCCAGCACCAGATCCACCGCTCTTACACAAAGCACTGTCCAGGATCATGTAAACATTCAAAGTCAAGCCGCAGTCACAGATAAAACAGATGAGGTAAAGAATATCAGTGTGCCTCTGAAACAAGAAGAGAAAACAATTCCTTCTCAACccacaaaaatatccaaaattacTCCAAGTTTTAAGGTGAAAACCTTCAAGATGCCAGCCAAGAAGAAAGACAAAGAAAGTGTCCATTCGGAGCagatggaaaaaaggaaaattgaaGTATGTGCAGGGCAAGAGCAGGAAAAAACTGCCACAAAGATTTTGGAAGTGAATAAGCAGCCAAAGAATGAACTAACTGTACAGCAGGAGAAACGTCAGATGACACCATCAATGAAAGAAATGGAGTATCAAGGGAAGGAGGGAAAGGAGGTGATGAAAGAGACTGAGGTTAAGCTGTCACCATCAGTTCCTGTTGTTATGCCTAAGGCGGCTAAGACCGTGTCTGGGTTGGCTCATCAAGCACAAGGTCCTGTATCTTTCTCCCTCACTCAGCAGAGCACAAAGGCACAGCACATTCAAAGACATGAAGAAGTGGTGGTCACCGAGAGTGTGATGCATCAGAAACAAGAGGCTGTCCAGATGCACAAACAGCAAACAAAGCAGCAAGCAGCCGAGATTAGGACTCAGATCAAGGCAGGGAAGTCCAAAATAGAGCCAAAAGTCTCACTGGTGAAAGGCGCTGAGAAAATATCCCACAAAGAGGATACCCAAGTGGAGCTCACAGATATAGAAAAACAAAGTGTCCTGCAAAAACTGCTGTCCAAATTTAAAGAACTGGAGGGTACACCAAGCACATTAGACTCTCATGCTGTGAAGGAGATTATAATTCAAGTTCCTGACTGGGTAATGGCCTCcaatgaaaaaaagaatttaagtgagattacaaaacaacaaagcaagaaaaaattaaaagagaTGGTGATCTATGTTCGAAATATTCTTCAAGCCAAGCTCAGCTTTTTAGAAAAAACCTTAATTGTCGtggagaaagaagaaaaacaagagcTACCAGCACCACCACCCGTACCCCCCAAACCAGACAAGAAAGTCGTCAGTGGAGTAACTGCAAAGATATCAAAGATTAGCATCGGCTCGAGCAAAACTGAAAAGAAAGTAGTGAAGGAGAAAAGGTCTCTGCAGGAGAGTAAGGCACATCAAGACCTGAGTGGAGGACCTGATCAGAGAGTGGCCTCTCCTTTGTCACGCATCCGCACACCACCCCCTACTTTCATCAGCATCGAATCAAGGAGAGTAGACTCGCCACTTAGGGTCACCCCTTCTCCTCCCCCCTATAGGGCATTTGGTACACCGCCTCCGCCCCCTCGCAAATCCTACACACCCACTATGAGTAGGGCCACCCCTTCACCCACCCTTTCCCGTTCAGAGAAGCTGATAAAGCTACGTGACACCACCTCAATGCTTGCTCGTGGAATCACTCCGTCACCAGAGCTTTACGAACGAGAAGGTGACAGGGAGACTCCCACAGAAAGGGATGCACAGCGAACGGTTGGCGTAACGGAAATGGGGGactccatgatgacagtgaaggacaaaaagtatttttttgagGAGGCGCAGAGAACTGAGGGAAGCAAAATGCACAACCGAAAAGATCCAATCGATATCCCTGAACGTTTGGGACCCGATACTGAGGAGATGTCAGAAACTGTATCAATTGAGCTTTTGAAAGAAGACCTCCCAAAAATAGATTTATCCAAACTTGTAAACCGATTTGAATCCCCAAAACCAAAGGTTTACTCTAGAAAGGAACCGATTGTGATCACAGAGAGGCTCGGGAGTGACACGGAGGAAGTTGAGGCAGAGCCACTAATACCAAGAACTGAGGAATTCTCGACTTTTAATGTTAAAGCAATTAAGGATGTGTTCGAGACAGGAGAGCACACTTCTCAAGCCGCCCGAGAGCTGAGAGAGCAGATAGAAAGAAGAGAACCTGAACCAGTCCACCCAGTGCCAGCAGGTCACTCCGAAACAACAGTAACTGAGCAATTTTGCAACATTGACAACTTCGGAAACCTCACAAGAGAGACGAGGAGCGAGTCGAGGAGTGAGGTGCACTCACAGAGCTCCACCAGGGGTAACCCGCCTTCATACGCAGATGTGGTGAGAGGCATGGTTCCCACCGTCACTGTTCCTCCTGAGGCCTCCACCGAAGAGCTGCTGAGAAACTTTCAGCAGTCGTGGGCCGAGAGTCAGGGAGTTTTCCAGAACCTAGGTTTCAGTGTGACGGAGCAGAGGACCTCACAGATCTTGACTCATCAACAACAGACTGTTGTGACGG AAAATTCGAATTCCAGAGTCCGAACTGTGCAAGGTGTGCCGGAGGAGGGTCTACCCCATGGAGTCTCTGATTGCAGACAAACAAAACTTCCATAA